From a region of the Phaeodactylum tricornutum CCAP 1055/1 chromosome 4, whole genome shotgun sequence genome:
- a CDS encoding predicted protein, whose product MVMLSLIAFVISTWVAKSYTGIPKSASVRHPHTGPRATGSFTVNVRKSSIAYQFSASTESSDFSTWDGSAPLSVDDSYDELVTGALQISPLSVNDPALVEFTESTHFRKSVRNGKVLPAMGSSHYPFAMMLQGSAPYIAAHAGKTAVIHIPGDVLDGTPNADALLADISLSRLLGMKIVIVIGCRFDLDRCDMDFAENAHECHNALKITNAETLRYVEEEVGFLRTEMERKLNRCLRMTGGVSGTKDAPVPDGNVVSGNFYTAQQFGIIQGEDFEYTGFTPTGQVHAENIQRVLNNNDVVLLTTVGLSTLGELVNVNGYHLAASVAAALKAYKVIYMSNEGSVLQKKGENISIQELPLSFAKAVLDYHHVEVHKTGFATFERARQSLEPHAVELLLHLGWASWALDHGVKRAHVVNPGDGALLEELFTSKNGANTCLYHDEENTKVEEEIGQDDWDSFFASAKAQGQKEIYIKKQQSSKRF is encoded by the coding sequence ATGGTTATGCTTTCTTTGATAGCGTTTGTGATCTCGACATGGGTTGCAAAGAGCTATACAGGAATTCCGAAGTCAGCTTCCGTTCGCCATCCTCACACTGGACCTCGTGCGACTGggtcatttacagttaatgttCGCAAATCTTCGATAGCATATCAGTTTTCGGCGTCAACCGAATCATCCGACTTTTCGACATGGGATGGAAGCGCTCCACTTTCTGTCGACGATTCTTACGACGAACTGGTCACCGGCGCACTTCAGATTTCCCCATTGTCTGTCAATGACCCTGCACTGGTTGAGTTCACCGAAAGCACGCACTTTCGAAAAAGCGTCAGAAACGGCAAGGTGTTGCCCGCCATGGGATCATCCCATTATCCTTTCGCTATGATGCTGCAAGGGTCGGCTCCTTACATCGCCGCTCACGCCGGTAAAACGGCTGTCATTCATATTCCAGGCGACGTGTTAGACGGTACACCGAATGCGGATGCTTTGCTTGCTGACATTTCCTTGTCGAGACTGTTAGGCATGAAAATCGTCATTGTGATTGGCTGTCGGTTCGATCTGGATAGGTGCGATATGGATTTCGCCGAAAACGCTCACGAATGCCACAACGCACTGAAAATCACAAATGCGGAGACGTTGCGTtatgtggaagaagaagtagGATTCTTACGCACCGAAATGGAGCGCAAGCTTAATCGATGTTTGCGCATGACGGGAGGCGTGTCGGGAACCAAGGACGCCCCGGTCCCTGATGGTAATGTCGTCTCCGGGAACTTCTATACGGCACAGCAGTTTGGTATTATCCAAGGGGAAGACTTTGAATACACAGGATTTACGCCGACAGGGCAAGTGCATGCTGAAAATATCCAACGAGTTCTAAACAACAACGACGTTGTGCTTTTGACAACCGTGGGTTTGAGCACACTGGGTGAGCTTGTCAACGTTAACGGATATCATTTGGCGGCTTCCGTAGCTGCGGCTCTCAAAGCCTACAAGGTGATATACATGTCTAATGAAGGCTctgttttgcaaaagaaaggCGAGAACATCTCTATTCAAGAGTTGCCTCTCAGTTTTGCGAAGGCTGTTTTGGACTACCACCATGTCGAGGTTCACAAAACCGGATTTGCAACGTTCGAGCGAGCTAGACAAAGTCTAGAACCACACGCTGTCGAGTTGCTTTTGCATCTCGGATGGGCGTCCTGGGCGCTCGATCATGGTGTGAAACGAGCACATGTAGTAAATCCCGGGGATGGTGCATTACTTGAAGAACTCTTCACCAGCAAGAATGGTGCGAATACTTGCCTCTatcacgacgaagaaaacacaaaagttgaagaagaaatcggACAAGACGATTGGGATTCTTTCTTTGCGTCAGCTAAGGCACAAGGTCAAAAAGAGATATATATCAAGAAGCAGCAATCAAGCAAACGTTTTTGA
- a CDS encoding predicted protein, with product MIEVLLNDRLGKKVRVKCNEDDTIGDLKKLAAAQLGTSWEKLRIQKWYTVYKDHITLEDYEIHDGMGLEL from the coding sequence ATGATCGAAGTTCTCTTGAACGATCGCCTAGGCAAGAAGGTCCGGGTCAAGTGCAATGAGGACGATACCATTGGGGATCTCAAGAAGTTGGCCGCGGCCCAATTGGGAACGAGCTGGGAAAAGTTGAGAATTCAGAAGTGGTATACTGTATACAAAGATCACATTACTCTAGAAGATTACGAAATTCACGACGGAATGGGTCTGGAGCTGTAA
- a CDS encoding predicted protein, with protein sequence MSVNVKTVSQAEPTTSPKSEPPITSFTLKVSAKDAARFFAMSKAINERLPEVSPDTGDTCEFSLHAQLYEATQKCPDELVKGFLDRMIAFLIPVKEIKAGLVLLHDANMNDKLLHVAEALSPSATTSGLDKGQLTSLFRSLLTAISCCIDQSTEAVDLEDTLMEDKPQGLEPPPKKTKLDIKIVEESDQEFRPCQSPSFDCSLATLRDEDDTATNTVRREIDEISSFAAGEVLSDGVERATFDLLRSWYDEKGKSVVPWLELLDATKWMSTEPPSPPCRKTAECDPSMETHQALRDDILQVDENERSVSSGSRDIRCSVEEELPVPPTAAHSPIDSLSDGDGSRILVSFDFSGTGHTTPLCINVSENNIVALRQLVHRTGIVHCQAVEMCRRLLHMASQRQEGNETILALHCHDFSRSIDQLWSPEVLKNISKEERESFTLSLTSILSCYQETKPSLSSEEVDLQEFAVGFCFFCAGNKSAKLATGFEMLDDTRHGYLTEQQLLRYLSSYLMMLSAISLLHPLSKGHHSNKLTPQRRKAMRTAVDNGAKWTIGHFLKHMHDREGGEHPNAYSFESFALWYSVGGYNVAPWLELLDLNKLFVLIAPDVESSLHTKSSASMAHTSGGRRPAGQRDRMSTLRRHHSRRNPGTHPEVLFTFPLARSRSLVVLKEDARYVRDVVQELGLLSFSPDFVWSSLSKIVTRPSTPTEGYGVDMQTFVQCMIDVCNKSSRKRSASGAESTMEELLCNFYQCFNLDQKKLVAVDELMGGLTLLCGGKKSVKLAFAFGIFDTRPGVHGKSAESVVHSLDGHDLFVFLRSILIVAFSCCRQSLDMDDSVVGQCISDTANMLCNDVMTHQGKQRFCDRLNFDEFGLWYNEGGFERAPWLELLDLKKWVLADNFDATLEKRVVESQLQVIPVSIATDSSIPPPPPEDALDGSFFEENGIMAMDSMDEMDMILMQSSTDRESDQRSPAYGPLPESSSHSPGSKLCSPDPRGNPLKFHLLTNEEQGGYNVSLSHIRITHLKSVLEDNCLHGLDCENVCNAILNKATKKNKAISKKGFDAAVASVMGSQRGRPETQQVLSNLLSGIFDAFDRLGSGTPSAVEIACGFTVLCHGKKSDKLEFAFEVLDTKKKGKLSRSDILTYLRSFLTVLMSIAFSPALKKDIRDDKISTMKGFGCNQTTAAVKHAVNAGAEWAVTAAFDGKREGDMSVMSFNEFADWYTTVGYSSIPWLELLDLQKWVFTNDAT encoded by the exons ATGTCGGTTAACGTGAAGACTGTGTCCCAAGCCGAACCGACGACTTCTCCAAAGTCAGAACCGCCCATCACGTCATTTACACTAAAGGTTTCGGCCAAGGATGCAGCGCGCTTTTTCGCCATGTCCAAAGCTATCAATGAGCGACTACCAGAAGTATCACCAGATACAGGAGATACTTGTGAATTCAGTCTTCACGCACAACTCTACGAAGCCACGCAAAAGTGCCCTGACGAGCTGGTGAAAGGATTTTTGGATCGAATGATTGCTTTCCTCATCCCTGTCAAGGAAATAAAGGCTGGCTTGGTGCTTTTGCATGATGCTAACATGAACGATAAGCTTCTACATGTTGCGGAAGCGCTGAGCCCAAGTGCTACCACTAGTGGTTTGGATAAGGGACAGCTGACTTCATTGTTTCGGTCGCTGTTGACGGCGATCTCATGCTGTATTGACCAATCGACCGAGGCAGTCGACTTGGAAGATACGCTAATGGAAGATAAACCCCAAGGACTAGAACCGCCGCCGAAAAAGACCAAATTAGACATAAAAATTGTCGAAGAGAGCGATCAAGAGTTCCGACCATGTCAGTCCCCTTCTTTTGACTGTTCGTTGGCAACGCTGCgagacgaggacgacacAGCTACCAATACTGTTCGTCGAGAGATTGACGAAATATCTAGTTTCGCTGCAGGAGAAGTTCTCTCAGACGGAGTGGAACGAGCGACTTTTGATCTGTTGCGATCGTGGTATGATGAAAAAGGGAAGTCGGTTGTTCCTTGGCTAGAACTATTGGATGCAACTAAGTGGATGTCTACCGAACCTCCAAGCCCACCCTGCAGAAAGACGGCCGAATGCGACCCCTCCATGGAAACGCACCAAGCTCTAAGAGACGATATACTGCAAGTCGACGAGAATGAAAGAAGTGTCTCTTCTGGCTCTAGAGATATCCGCTGCtctgttgaagaagaactgCCTGTCCCACCTACAGCCGCGCATTCTCCGATTGATTCACTGAGCGATGGTGACGGCAGTCGAATTCTCGTTTCGTTTGATTTTAGCGGCACTGGCCATACAACCCCACTTTGCATCAATGTGTCGGAAAACAATATCGTTGCTCTTCGTCAGTTGGTCCATCGCACTGGTATTGTGCACTGTCAAGCCGTGGAAATGTGTCGTCGTTTGCTTCATATGGCTTCCCAGCGCCAAGAAGGTAATGAAACTATCCTGGCGCTTCACTGTCATGATTTTTCTCGATCGATTGATCAGTTGTGGTCTCCAGAGGTGTTGAAGAATATTTCAAAAGAAGAGAGGGAATCTTTTACCTTGTCGCTCACTTCAATTTTGTCTTGCTACCAAGAGACAAAGCCATCTCTTTCGTCTGAAGAAGTCGACCTTCAGGAATTTGCCGTGGGCTTCTGCTTCTTTTGCGCGGGCAACAAGAGTGCAAAGCTTGCAACAGGCTTTGAGATGTTGGATGATACAAGACATGGATATTTGACCGAACAGCAGTTACTACGATACTTGAGCTCCTACCTCATGATGCTTTCAGCGATATCGCTCTTACATCCGCTTTCCAAAGGGCATCATTCAAACAAGCTGACCCCTCAGCGTCGAAAAGCGATGCGCACTGCAGTTGACAACGGTGCAAAATGGACAATCGGTCACTTCTTGAAGCACATGCATGATCGTGAAGGTGGAGAACACCCAAATGCATATTCCTTCGAGTCATTTGCACTGTGGTACAGTGTCGGAGGATACAATGTTGCACCCTGGCTAGAACTTCTTGACCTCAACAAACTTTTCGTATTGATCGCTCCGGACGTGGAAAGCTCCTTGCATACCAAATCTTCTGCATCAATGGCACACACATCAGGGGGACGGCGTCCAGCTGGTCAGCGCGATCGAATGTCTACTCTACGCAGACACCACTCCCGACGGAATCCAGGAACTCACCCGGAAGTGTTGTTCACCTTCCCTCTAGCCCGCAGCCGCTCGTTAGTCGTTTTGAAGGAAGATGCGAGATACGTTCGTGATGTCGTCCAAGAACTCGGCCTCCTGTCTTTCAGCCCCGATTTCGTGTGGTCCAGTTTGAGCAAAATTGTGACACGACCTAGCACTCCCACAGAAGGCTATGGCGTCGACATGCAGACCTTTGTACAATGCATGATCGATGTTTGTAATAAATCAAGTCGCAAACGTTCTGCGTCAGGAGCTGAGTCTACTATGGAAGAGCTTCTGTGTAATTTTTATCAATGTTtcaatttggatcaaaaaAAGCTGGTCGCCGTAGACGAGCTTATGGGTGGCCTTACTCTGCTTTGCGGGGGAAAGAAAAGCGTCAAACTTGCCTTcgcttttggaattttcGATACACGCCCGGGAGTTCACGGCAAGAGTGCGGAATCGGTTGTACACTCTTTGGATGGTCACGATCTCTTCGTGTTTCTACGCTCAATCCTGATAGTTGCATTCTCATGCTGTCGCCAAAGCTTAGATATGGATGATTCTGTTGTAGGGCAATGTATCTCTGATACTGCCAACATGCTTTGCAACGACGTCATGACTCACCAGGGGAAGCAGCGCTTCTGTGACCGCCTCAACTTTGATGAATTTGGGCTATGGTATAACGAAGGAGGATTTGAGCGAGCTCCATGGTTGGAGCTATTAGATCTTAAGAAGTGGGTGCTTGCCGACAATTTCGACGCCACCCTTGAGAAGCGTGTTGTCGAGTCACAATTACAAGTGATCCCTGTAAGCATTGCGACAGATTCTTCAATTCCACCGCCTCCTCCCGAGGATGCATTAGACGGTAGCTTTTTCGAAGAGAACGGAATTATGGCAATGGACAGT ATGGATGAGATGGATATGATTTTGATGCAGTCGTCTACAGATCGCGAAAGTGACCAGCGTTCGCCGGCATACGGACCTCTCCCTGAGTCTTCGTCTCACTCGCCAGGATCAAAACTGTGCTCTCCCGATCCAAGAGGGAATCCACTCAAGTTTCATCTTTTGACAAATGAAGAGCAAGGAGGGTATAATGTTTCTCTCAGTCACATCCGCATCACACATCTGAAAAGCGTGCTGGAGGACAACTGTTTGCACGGACTGGACTGTGAAAATGTATGCAACGCCATTCTGAATaaagcgacgaagaagaataaAGCGATATCAAAAAAGGGTTTCGATGCAGCAGTTGCAAGTGTCATGGGAAGTCAGAGAGGAAGGCCTGAGACGCAACAAGTGTTGTCTAACCTTCTTTCGGGAATTTTCGATGCGTTTGATCGATTAGGATCAGGCACTCCGAGCGCAGTAGAAATTGCGTGTGGCTTTACTGTCCTTTGCCACGGCAAGAAAAGCGACAAACTCGAGTTTGCCTTTGAAGTCCTGgacacgaagaagaagggCAAACTGAGCCGCTCGGATATTTTGACTTACCTGCGCTCTTTCCTGACTGTTCTCATGAGTATTGCATTTTCGCCAGCCCTCAAGAAGGATATTCGAGACGACAAGATATCCaccatgaaaggatttggcTGTAATCAAACAACCGCTGCCGTCAAACACGCCGTGAACGCTGGCGCTGAGTGGGCCGTAACTGCAGCATTCGATGGAAAAAGAGAAGGCGACATGTCCGTTATGAGCTTCAATGAATTCGCGGACTGGTACACTACCGTCGGCTACAGTAGTATTCCATGGCTTGAGCTGTTGGATCTACAGAAGTGGGTTTTCACCAATGATGCTACCTAA
- a CDS encoding predicted protein: MKSGLLDYTTLTVGISLLHKRNGNTMKAKKRPRAERIQVGKPSASAFSWWSLFLIEWSSLPVFGLTQWSLYGNEFTTQSKPTELRAIQSPVRNDAVSPRKKKEILLDFPDSPSSRTGEHVNSEDFSPQNRIGLPPCCLPYDHFTAEEIEVEVGWLQYSLLDHGVSFDDVRQIVSTIYNVSENNTSVTVGIVQFLRLLFDTCGEEAHMDRMLSTSVVLASVYHYAECMEAHNQGSTAYLLGNANLRNKEMPHNRASIDSEGTVLPAIRGEDTLTRDIISPKPMPRRLRSSTGSFGAGDEVFLITEGAARIKRAEALVQSVIGNGHIISQAESDLFRDWLLSVMDDWRSLAIRVFACLYRLEGIRLDAGTYDGRTPEVVKLAKEAMRVYSPLAGRLGMYRLKSRLDEEAFRILYRRQYNAVSSLYLESGAAMEAVSNILRTKISVALQQDESLMMQLEGLEVSSRVKQPYSFWKKLLKKRTGGLSIVDRRAITNDSTLSIAQVQDGIALRVIIQARKWTENEPLEEIRARERFFCYYVQHQIRMKWPEVEADRVKDYILYPKPNGYRSLHHTSSVNCNGVDFPFEVQVRSDEMHMIAEYGVAAHWGYKLGNILAPSSPSVGACAGMLPPAKQCCEILSPAFRPGFSFSHTRLGSTQSFADALVDAKETLLEQYVYVFISGISDESDGQLLSLPAKSLVVDALAAMDKIDASNLRVLLNGKRVKLDDVVENGDVLMVVA; encoded by the coding sequence ATGAAGAGTGGCCTTCTTGACTACACTACCTTGACGGTCGGAATTTCTTTGTTGCACAAACGTAATGGTAATAcgatgaaagcaaagaagCGCCCGCGGGCAGAAAGAATACAAGTGGGAAAACCCTCCGCTTCGGCTTTTTCGTGGTGGAGCCTTTTCCTTATTGAATGGAGCTCGTTGCCGGTATTTGGACTTACTCAGTGGAGCCTCTACGGTAATGAATTTACTACCCAAAGCAAGCCGACGGAGTTGAGAGCAATCCAGTCCCCGGTCCGAAACGATGCTGTGTCACCtaggaagaagaaagaaatcTTGCTCGATTTTCCAGACTCTCCAAGCAGTCGGACAGGAGAGCATGTGAATTCTGAGGATTTCTCCCCACAAAATCGTATCGGTCTTCCTCCTTGTTGTCTCCCATATGATCACTTTACAGCGGAGGAAATTGAGGTTGAGGTTGGTTGGTTGCAGTATAGTCTACTCGATCATGGGGTTTCCTTTGATGATGTCCGTCAAATTGTAAGCACAATATACAATGTCTCCGAGAACAACACTTCTGTGACGGTCGGCATCGTACAATTTTTACGCTTGCTATTCGATACGTGTGGGGAAGAAGCCCACATGGATAGAATGCTGAGCACTTCAGTGGTTCTCGCCAGCGTCTACCACTACGCTGAGTGCATGGAGGCTCACAACCAGGGCTCGACTGCATATCTCCTCGGGAACGCCAATCTACGCAACAAAGAAATGCCTCACAACAGAGCATCCATCGACAGCGAAGGTACGGTACTACCCGCAATTCGAGGAGAAGACACATTGACACGCGATATCATATCACCCAAGCCAATGCCTCGCCGTTTGAGAAGTTCAACAGGATCTTTTGGTGCAGGTGATGAAGTCTTTTTAATCACGGAAGGGGCAGCGCGGATTAAACGTGCAGAAGCACTTGTGCAATCAGTCATAGGAAATGGACACATAATATCTCAAGCCGAGTCTGATCTTTTCCGAGACTGGCTTCTTTCGGTAATGGATGATTGGCGATCCCTTGCGATTCGTGTGTTTGCTTGCCTATATCGACTTGAAGGGATCCGGCTTGATGCAGGCACTTATGATGGGCGAACTCCTGAAGTTGTCAAGCTAGCTAAGGAAGCTATGCGAGTATATTCCCCTCTTGCTGGACGACTGGGAATGTACCGTTTGAAATCTCGTCTTGACGAGGAAGCTTTTCGGATATTGTACAGACGACAGTACAACgccgtttcttctttgtacCTTGAAAGCGGCGCAGCGATGGAAGCAGTATCGAACATATTGCGCACAAAAATTAGTGTTGCATTGCAGCAGGACGAATCCTTAATGATGCAACTGGAGGGATTGGAGGTGTCTTCACGTGTCAAACAGCCATAttcgttttggaaaaaacTTCTGAAGAAAAGAACGGGTGGTCTTTCAATTGTCGATCGAAGGGCTATAACAAATGATAGTACGCTCTCCATTGCCCAAGTCCAAGACGGCATAGCTCTTCGCGTGATTATCCAAGCAAGAAAATGGACGGAAAATGAGCCTTTGGAGGAAATTAGAGCACGGGAACGTTTCTTCTGCTATTACGTGCAGCACCAAATTCGAATGAAGTGGCCTGAAGTGGAGGCTGATCGCGTCAAGGATTATATTCTTTATCCGAAGCCAAATGGATATCGCAGCCTACATCATACTTCGTCCGTGAATTGCAACGGGGTGGACTTTCCATTCGAGGTCCAAGTTCGTTCCGACGAGATGCACATGATAGCGGAATACGGCGTGGCGGCTCACTGGGGCTATAAGCTTGGGAACATACTAGCACCTTCATCTCCATCGGTCGGTGCATGTGCTGGCATGCTACCTCCTGCAAAACAATGCTGTGAGATACTATCTCCTGCCTTCAGGCCAggcttttccttttcgcaCACACGGCTCGGATCCACTCAATCTTTTGCAGATGCACTTGTTGATGCAAAGGAAACTTTGTTGGAGCAGTATGTCTACGTTTTTATATCGGGGATTTCTGATGAAAGCGACGGGCAACTCTTGTCGTTGCCGGCGAAGTCATTAGTCGTCGATGCCTTGGCTGCGATGGACAAGATCGATGCCTCCAACTTGAGAGTTCTACTAAATGGAAAGCGAGTGAAActcgacgacgttgtcgaaaATGGAGATGTTTTGATGGTTGTAGCATAA
- a CDS encoding predicted protein translates to MKTVLASRNIVIPDGVTVEINARKIKVTGPRGVLERDFKHISMDLRKVDGESLGYTVEEDGEEATNASYIKVDLWFATRKQLACVRTVCSHIDNLFVGVTRGFLYKMRFVYSHFPINVTLTGETVEIRNFLGEKRVRKVKLLEGVSYERTASVKDQIELSGNDIAAVSLTAAKIQQATNIRHKDLRKFLDGIYVSEKGPTPVAED, encoded by the exons ATGAAGACAGTTCTTGCATCCCGTAATATCGTAATTCCCGACGGAG TGACGGTGGAAATTAATGCCCGAAAGATTAAGGTGACTGGACCCCGTGGTGTACTGGAACGTGATTTCAAGCACATTTCTATGGATCTCCGTAAGGTCGACGGAGAATCTTTGGGATACACAGTGGAAGAGGATGGCGAAGAAGCTACCAACGCCAGTTACATCAAGGTTGACTTGTGGTTTGCCACCCGAAAGCAGTTGGCTTGCGTCCGAACGGTGTGCAGTCACATCGACAACTTGTTTGTTGGTGTCACTCGTGGATTTCTTTACAAGATGCGATTTGTGTATAGCCATTTCCCCATCAACGTTACGCTTACTGGCGAGACGGTTGAAATCCGCAACTTTTTGGGAGAAAAGCGAGTTCGTAAAGTCAAACTGTTGGAGGGTGTTTCATACGAGCGTACTGCCAGTGTAAAGGATCAAATTGAATTGAGCGGAAACGATATTGCTGCCGTTTCTCTCACAGCAGCGAAGATCCAACAAGCTACCAACATCCGTCATAAGGATTTGCGTAAATTCTTGGACGGAATCTACGTATCGGAAAAGGGGCCCACCCCCGTTGCGGAAGACTAA